A single Perca flavescens isolate YP-PL-M2 chromosome 2, PFLA_1.0, whole genome shotgun sequence DNA region contains:
- the kitb gene encoding KIT proto-oncogene, receptor tyrosine kinase b isoform X2, whose protein sequence is MRCHWVVFVSHFVLLPLTVRCQPVISPNGPYIVVPKTGKLELRCRDNATTSGAPSKLRWQWERARRLEGEVEEGGVAYVKVSAAQAYHMGRYVCVNNSTQEHSSIYVYVKDPQNVFQRTIVNNILVRSGENCTIPCLVTDPDVTLVALESCDGQPLPSSMSYHSNLQRGVIISNVRKEYDGCFVCVGQLAGVKVKSSQYTVDVRLVPEVPPVITLSRKDPVILRKGEQFEITCSSVNINPDFSVKWNFPSTAHPNKSQTSHILSGARGYQRATSLLITAVNQSDSGTYRCHVQNERGTSATAVQLDVRDQGFITILGPPGPVQADVKEGESLGLRVEFDAYPAPSSMFWSYNGIQILNTTEHVITIHRHKYRLISKLRLVRVLGSEGGIYKFSASHEDASEEHSFHVYVISKPVIIAQEGPVDGQVRCIAAGYPVPKISWYFCELPHTRCSHLPNATQWETTDVSMVTESTFGRSEVVSRLNVSKEHAHYHTLECVASTVGEEAYTLFSISERIVPHRLFTPLLTGMVATGVFLCLTLVVLLYKYMQKPKFQIQWKVIESIHGNNYIYIDPTQLPYDSKWEFPRQKLRFGKTLGSGAFGKVVRATAYGLCSADTITTVAVKMLKPNAHATEKEALMSELKVLSYLGNHVNIVNLLGACTVGGPILVITEYCCYGDLLNFLRRKRESFLNSQVGNGYHRNVSNQTEPTTREVTGPGYVPMLPSEKERSSQSVDVEELSLDAEDLLSFSYQVAKGMEYITSKNCIHRDLAARNILLTHGRVAKICDFGLARDITTDASYVLRGNARLPVKWMSPESIFDCVYTFESDVWSYGILLWEIFSLGNSPYPGMQVGSVFYRMIQDGHRMSRPKFAPIEMYDMMLSCWNQDPLKRPSFRKLVERTELMLSENTRNVYLTLSNAPGHPEQQRTPSRRLSSVCSTTAPTQPLLQSTADVFLDYV, encoded by the exons ATGAGATGCCACTGGGTTGTTTTTGTCTCACATTTTGTTTTGCTGCCACTAACAG TTAGGTGCCAGCCAGTCATCTCCCCCAACGGGCCTTACATAGTAGTTCCCAAGACAGGAAAGCTGGAGCTGCGTTGCCGGGACAATGCCACGACGTCTGGTGCCCCGTCCAAGTTGAGGTGGCAGTGGGAGAGGGCTCGCAGGCtggagggagaggtggaggagggtggAGTGGCTTATGTCAAGGTGTCAGCAGCGCAGGCCTACCACATGGGTCGTTATGTGTGTGTCAACAACAGCACACAGGAACACAGCTCCATCTATGTATATGTGAAAG ACCCCCAGAATGTCTTCCAGCGCACCATAGTGAACAACATCCTGGTGCGTTCAGGTGAGAACTGCACCATCCCCTGTCTCGTGACCGACCCCGATGTCACCCTCGTGGCATTGGAGAGCTGCGATGGACAACCTTTGCCCTCCAGTATGAGTTACCACAGCAACCTCCAGCGAGGTGTCATCATCAGCAATGTGAGAAAGGAATATGATGGCTGTTTCGTATGCGTAGGACAGCTCGCTGGAGTCAAAGTGAAGTCGAGCCAATACACTGTGGATGTACGACTTG TGCCGGAGGTTCCTCCAGTGATCACACTGTCCCGGAAAGACCCCGTTATTCTGAGGAAAGGAGAGCAGTTTGAGATTACCTGTAGCTCTGTCAACATCAACCCAGACTTTAGTGTCAAGTGGAATTTCCCTTCAACAGCG CATCCCAATAAATCCCAAACCTCCCACATCCTGTCCGGTGCCCGCGGTTACCAGCGTGCCACCTCACTCTTGATCACAgctgtcaaccaatcagactCGGGCACTTACCGCTGCCACGTCCAGAACGAGAGAGGCACCAGTGCCACAGCAGTGCAGCTTGATGTCCGAG ATCAGGGGTTCATCACCATTTTAGGCCCCCCAGGTCCAGTCCAGGCTGATGTTAAAGAGGGGGAGAGCCTGGGCCTCAGAGTAGAATTTGATGCCTATCCTGCACCCAGCTCCATGTTCTGGTCTTACAACGGCATACAGATCCTCAACACCACAGAGCACGTTATCACCATCCACCGCCACAAATACAG ACTCATCAGCAAGCTCAGACTAGTGAGGGTCCTCGGCTCGGAGGGCGGGATCTATAAGTTCTCAGCCAGCCACGAGGATGCATCTGAGGAGCATTCATTCCACGTCTACGTCATCA GCAAGCCGGTTATCATCGCCCAGGAAGGCCCTGTTGATGGACAGGTCCGGTGCATTGCCGCTGGTTACCCAGTCCCTAAAATAAGCTGGTACTTCTGTGAGCTGCCCCACACAAG GTGCTCACACCTGCCCAACGCCACCCAATGGGAGACTACGGATGTTTCCATGGTGACAGAGTCTACCTTCGGTAGGAGCGAGGTAGTGAGCCGACTGAATGTGAGCAAGGAGCACGCACACTATCACACCCTGGAGTGTGTAGCGAGTACGGTGGGGGAAGAGGCCTACACGCTGTTCTCCATCAGTG AACGCATCGTCCCCCATAGACTCTTCACTCCTCTTCTAACTGGCATGGTGGCCACTGGCGTCTTCCTCTGCCTCACTCTAGTGGTGCTGCTCTATAAATATATGCAG AAACCAAAGTTCCAGATCCAGTGGAAGGTCATTGAGAGCATCCATGGCAACAACTACATATATATTGACCCCACCCAGCTGCCATATGACTCCAAATGGGAGTTTCCTCGACAGAAACTACGTTTTG gTAAAACGTTGGGCTCTGGGGCTTTTGGAAAGGTAGTTAGGGCCACAGCATATGGACTCTGCTCTGCAGATACCATTACAACCGTCGCTGTTAAGATGCTCAAAC CCAACGCTCATGCTACGGAGAAGGAGGCACTGATGTCAGAGCTGAAGGTGCTCAGTTACCTTGGAAACCACGTGAACATTGTTAACCTCCTGGGGGCCTGCACTGTCGGAG GCCCAATTTTGGTGATCACAGAGTACTGTTGCTATGGCGACCTCCTCAACTTCCTGCGCAGAAAAAGAGAGTCCTTTTTAAACTCCCAAGTTGGTAATGGTTACCATCGCAACGTCTCAAACCAAACAGAGCCTACAACAAG agaGGTGACTGGTCCAGGGTATGTGCCCATGCTTCCCTCTGAGAAAGAAAGGTCTTCCCAGTCAG TTGATGTAGAAGAGCTGTCTCTGGACGCCGAAGATCTCCTCAGCTTTTCCTACCAGGTGGCCAAAGGAATGGAATACATTACTTCCAAGAAC tgtatcCACAGGGATCTTGCAGCCAGAAACATTCTGCTGACTCACGGCAGGGTGGCGAAGATCTGTGACTTTGGGTTGGCACGAGACATCACCACTGACGCCAGCTATGTGCTCCGGGGCAAC GCTCGTCTGCCAGTCAAGTGGATGTCTCCCGAGAGCATTTTTGACTGTGTCTACACATTTGAGAGTGACGTGTGGTCCTACGGCATCCTGCTCTGGGAAATCTTCTCTCTGG GTAACAGCCCGTATCCCGGGATGCAAGTGGGCTCAGTATTTTATAGGATGATTCAAGATGGCCACAGGATGAGCAGGCCCAAGTTTGCTCCCATTGAgat GTATGACATGATGTTGTCTTGTTGGAACCAAGACCCTTTGAAAAGGCCTTCCTTCAGGAAACTGGTGGAGAGGACTGAGCTAATGCTGTCAGAAAATACCAGGAAT GTCTACCTGACACTGAGCAACGCTCCAGGTCATCCAGAGCAGCAGAGGACGCCGTCACGGAGGCTCAGCTCAGTCTGCAGCACGACAGCCCCCACCCAGCCTTTACTGCAAAGCACGGCTGACGTCTTCCTGGACTATgtctga
- the kitb gene encoding KIT proto-oncogene, receptor tyrosine kinase b isoform X1: MRCHWVVFVSHFVLLPLTVRCQPVISPNGPYIVVPKTGKLELRCRDNATTSGAPSKLRWQWERARRLEGEVEEGGVAYVKVSAAQAYHMGRYVCVNNSTQEHSSIYVYVKDPQNVFQRTIVNNILVRSGENCTIPCLVTDPDVTLVALESCDGQPLPSSMSYHSNLQRGVIISNVRKEYDGCFVCVGQLAGVKVKSSQYTVDVRLVPEVPPVITLSRKDPVILRKGEQFEITCSSVNINPDFSVKWNFPSTAHPNKSQTSHILSGARGYQRATSLLITAVNQSDSGTYRCHVQNERGTSATAVQLDVRDQGFITILGPPGPVQADVKEGESLGLRVEFDAYPAPSSMFWSYNGIQILNTTEHVITIHRHKYRLISKLRLVRVLGSEGGIYKFSASHEDASEEHSFHVYVISKPVIIAQEGPVDGQVRCIAAGYPVPKISWYFCELPHTRCSHLPNATQWETTDVSMVTESTFGRSEVVSRLNVSKEHAHYHTLECVASTVGEEAYTLFSISERIVPHRLFTPLLTGMVATGVFLCLTLVVLLYKYMQKPKFQIQWKVIESIHGNNYIYIDPTQLPYDSKWEFPRQKLRFGKTLGSGAFGKVVRATAYGLCSADTITTVAVKMLKPNAHATEKEALMSELKVLSYLGNHVNIVNLLGACTVGGPILVITEYCCYGDLLNFLRRKRESFLNSQVGNGYHRNVSNQTEPTTSREVTGPGYVPMLPSEKERSSQSVDVEELSLDAEDLLSFSYQVAKGMEYITSKNCIHRDLAARNILLTHGRVAKICDFGLARDITTDASYVLRGNARLPVKWMSPESIFDCVYTFESDVWSYGILLWEIFSLGNSPYPGMQVGSVFYRMIQDGHRMSRPKFAPIEMYDMMLSCWNQDPLKRPSFRKLVERTELMLSENTRNVYLTLSNAPGHPEQQRTPSRRLSSVCSTTAPTQPLLQSTADVFLDYV, translated from the exons ATGAGATGCCACTGGGTTGTTTTTGTCTCACATTTTGTTTTGCTGCCACTAACAG TTAGGTGCCAGCCAGTCATCTCCCCCAACGGGCCTTACATAGTAGTTCCCAAGACAGGAAAGCTGGAGCTGCGTTGCCGGGACAATGCCACGACGTCTGGTGCCCCGTCCAAGTTGAGGTGGCAGTGGGAGAGGGCTCGCAGGCtggagggagaggtggaggagggtggAGTGGCTTATGTCAAGGTGTCAGCAGCGCAGGCCTACCACATGGGTCGTTATGTGTGTGTCAACAACAGCACACAGGAACACAGCTCCATCTATGTATATGTGAAAG ACCCCCAGAATGTCTTCCAGCGCACCATAGTGAACAACATCCTGGTGCGTTCAGGTGAGAACTGCACCATCCCCTGTCTCGTGACCGACCCCGATGTCACCCTCGTGGCATTGGAGAGCTGCGATGGACAACCTTTGCCCTCCAGTATGAGTTACCACAGCAACCTCCAGCGAGGTGTCATCATCAGCAATGTGAGAAAGGAATATGATGGCTGTTTCGTATGCGTAGGACAGCTCGCTGGAGTCAAAGTGAAGTCGAGCCAATACACTGTGGATGTACGACTTG TGCCGGAGGTTCCTCCAGTGATCACACTGTCCCGGAAAGACCCCGTTATTCTGAGGAAAGGAGAGCAGTTTGAGATTACCTGTAGCTCTGTCAACATCAACCCAGACTTTAGTGTCAAGTGGAATTTCCCTTCAACAGCG CATCCCAATAAATCCCAAACCTCCCACATCCTGTCCGGTGCCCGCGGTTACCAGCGTGCCACCTCACTCTTGATCACAgctgtcaaccaatcagactCGGGCACTTACCGCTGCCACGTCCAGAACGAGAGAGGCACCAGTGCCACAGCAGTGCAGCTTGATGTCCGAG ATCAGGGGTTCATCACCATTTTAGGCCCCCCAGGTCCAGTCCAGGCTGATGTTAAAGAGGGGGAGAGCCTGGGCCTCAGAGTAGAATTTGATGCCTATCCTGCACCCAGCTCCATGTTCTGGTCTTACAACGGCATACAGATCCTCAACACCACAGAGCACGTTATCACCATCCACCGCCACAAATACAG ACTCATCAGCAAGCTCAGACTAGTGAGGGTCCTCGGCTCGGAGGGCGGGATCTATAAGTTCTCAGCCAGCCACGAGGATGCATCTGAGGAGCATTCATTCCACGTCTACGTCATCA GCAAGCCGGTTATCATCGCCCAGGAAGGCCCTGTTGATGGACAGGTCCGGTGCATTGCCGCTGGTTACCCAGTCCCTAAAATAAGCTGGTACTTCTGTGAGCTGCCCCACACAAG GTGCTCACACCTGCCCAACGCCACCCAATGGGAGACTACGGATGTTTCCATGGTGACAGAGTCTACCTTCGGTAGGAGCGAGGTAGTGAGCCGACTGAATGTGAGCAAGGAGCACGCACACTATCACACCCTGGAGTGTGTAGCGAGTACGGTGGGGGAAGAGGCCTACACGCTGTTCTCCATCAGTG AACGCATCGTCCCCCATAGACTCTTCACTCCTCTTCTAACTGGCATGGTGGCCACTGGCGTCTTCCTCTGCCTCACTCTAGTGGTGCTGCTCTATAAATATATGCAG AAACCAAAGTTCCAGATCCAGTGGAAGGTCATTGAGAGCATCCATGGCAACAACTACATATATATTGACCCCACCCAGCTGCCATATGACTCCAAATGGGAGTTTCCTCGACAGAAACTACGTTTTG gTAAAACGTTGGGCTCTGGGGCTTTTGGAAAGGTAGTTAGGGCCACAGCATATGGACTCTGCTCTGCAGATACCATTACAACCGTCGCTGTTAAGATGCTCAAAC CCAACGCTCATGCTACGGAGAAGGAGGCACTGATGTCAGAGCTGAAGGTGCTCAGTTACCTTGGAAACCACGTGAACATTGTTAACCTCCTGGGGGCCTGCACTGTCGGAG GCCCAATTTTGGTGATCACAGAGTACTGTTGCTATGGCGACCTCCTCAACTTCCTGCGCAGAAAAAGAGAGTCCTTTTTAAACTCCCAAGTTGGTAATGGTTACCATCGCAACGTCTCAAACCAAACAGAGCCTACAACAAG cagagaGGTGACTGGTCCAGGGTATGTGCCCATGCTTCCCTCTGAGAAAGAAAGGTCTTCCCAGTCAG TTGATGTAGAAGAGCTGTCTCTGGACGCCGAAGATCTCCTCAGCTTTTCCTACCAGGTGGCCAAAGGAATGGAATACATTACTTCCAAGAAC tgtatcCACAGGGATCTTGCAGCCAGAAACATTCTGCTGACTCACGGCAGGGTGGCGAAGATCTGTGACTTTGGGTTGGCACGAGACATCACCACTGACGCCAGCTATGTGCTCCGGGGCAAC GCTCGTCTGCCAGTCAAGTGGATGTCTCCCGAGAGCATTTTTGACTGTGTCTACACATTTGAGAGTGACGTGTGGTCCTACGGCATCCTGCTCTGGGAAATCTTCTCTCTGG GTAACAGCCCGTATCCCGGGATGCAAGTGGGCTCAGTATTTTATAGGATGATTCAAGATGGCCACAGGATGAGCAGGCCCAAGTTTGCTCCCATTGAgat GTATGACATGATGTTGTCTTGTTGGAACCAAGACCCTTTGAAAAGGCCTTCCTTCAGGAAACTGGTGGAGAGGACTGAGCTAATGCTGTCAGAAAATACCAGGAAT GTCTACCTGACACTGAGCAACGCTCCAGGTCATCCAGAGCAGCAGAGGACGCCGTCACGGAGGCTCAGCTCAGTCTGCAGCACGACAGCCCCCACCCAGCCTTTACTGCAAAGCACGGCTGACGTCTTCCTGGACTATgtctga